GTCCATCTTTAGTGTCAGAATACCTGCGATAGAGGAGCCAGCCCCTGGGCCCCCAGGAGACTCCTAATCACGTCCACATCCATATCCCAGAGCACAGACTGCCTCTCTGTGTGTGCCACCGACGGTTGGTGGTGGTAATCAGGAGACTGGCTTTTCCTGCTGGCCTGGaaccctttttttcttttctcccaTTCTTTCTATCTCACTCGCTAACCCCCACCTTTCTCCCTTCAGCGATCTGTTGCCACTTCACTGCACCATTATCCCTCTGAAATCCAGAGTCGAGCAGTGGGAGAAACCCTTCATTGTTCTCAGAGTGTttctttttgtttctttttcttttggcCTGGGTAACTGCAGCCAAACGAATCAGAGCAGAACAGCACAAGGGGCTGAAACTGAAATCCAGCATTGCTGCGTTTTCCTCCAGTTATCTTAGTCTAGTCAGTATAGGATAAGATTTGCTCAGCCAATCTTCTGATGATAATTTCGGGAatccctgtctcacctgtttagGCACACGTTAGCATGATGGATCAACACATTCAAGCACAGTTGCATTTATTCACCTCCACATGGCCATTAAGCATCGTACAAAAGCAGAGACAGTCGTTGCATAACAGCATAATCTCTTCAGAGTTTTTATGTGCCTGGGGATTAGCTTTCAATGGAAAAAATAGCCGATTGCAAAGCACCTTACAGTATCTGGGTGCATGCCAGTAGGAATGACCTGTGACTCAACACATTGACTTCATTAGGGACCAGCGGACGGTAGTTGAGCTTGATGTTTTCTTGTCTTTCTTTTGCAGACATTTGTGAATGACCTGAGAATCCCAGACCAGACGTACATCACGCTCAAGCTCTCTGATGTCATCCGTTTTGGCTATGATATCCTTTTTCTgtattattcattataattatagaGAAATGTTCAGCGTAACTGTGTGATTTGATGTAACCCCGAGTTTGAGCAGTTTCAGTTGGTGATTAGCAGCCCACGCTGAAATAAGCCAATGTCTGGCAGCTGTTTGAGGCACACATTTTTTACATTCGATTTTCCCTCTGTGGTCTTTCGCTACATTGGCATGTTAATCCCCTGCGCTTTTTCAGTCAGGGGGTTTAGATTATGGTCAACTGTGCACAGAAAATCTCCTGCCCCCTTTGACCTCAGGGCATAACACTCACAAATGTTGAATCTTAAATATCACTGGGGGGGAGTTGTTAAGGGAATAGAGACATCGAGCAATGTTTAACCCGTCTGGTATTTCATTATTTAAATTGCAACAGGCCTGTACTTCTTATCTGTTTTTCTACTTCTTGGAAGCAGTAGAAGAAAGTACTTTTGACCTCTTTAGGGGTTAAAACCAAGCATGATATTATATTCAGTATAaatgtattaaagtaactgcTCATGTACCATACTTTAGGTAACAGATCTGTATTTCTTTCAAGTCCCTTTTCCAACAAACAGGGTTACTTACTGGTCAGACTCCGAACTGTGCATATATATTCTTAGCAGACATATCCTCACATTGTTTTACAAAATGGTAGGTATGTATTCTTTAACTCTCCGTGCACATGCTCATGTATATATCCTGGAGAGGAGTCAACACAAGGTCCCAGAGGAAGCTCTCAAAGTAAGTAAAAGCAACAGCATGTGCCCTTTTGGAGCGAGCAGTGATTACTTGCCATGAATCCTTGATATTAATAGAGTGAAGCGCCCCTTTTTTCTAGTATAAATGATTCTGTCTTTTTCAAATTTGACAATGATTACAAATGAATAGACTAAACCTATTACACAATATGCAGCTTTTCCATTGGAGGTGTGAATGTAATGTGTCTGTGACCTTAGTTTGTCAGGTTCCCGTGCCAACAGTCGTCAGCCTCCTTGATAAGCTCTGTGGTCCGAAACAAATTGGCTAACTGGTGTTGGAGTGTTTGAAAAGACTTAGTTAAATtccaaatgaaaagaaagaacaCAAATGTTTACCAGTTCAAAATGCCAATACTTCAACATTTGAAACtgtagtattcattgtcaacAAATGGAAATATGAGCAGGAGAGACTCTGCCTGATACCCTGTGTGTCTGAGGACAGGAACATCTGTACTGATTGTTGGCAGAAGGTTTCTAACATCCTGTTTCCTCTCCTGTCTCTTTGTGCAGCACGAGAAGTACACCAGCCAGTTGCAGCTTGGTATTAAAGCCCTGCAGGCCAAGGCAAAGGAAAAACAGCAGCTCCAGAGCTCGGAGAAGAGCAAAAGCTCTGTGTCCAAACTTCAAGACAAGGTCGAGCGAAAAGCCCAGTCTCTTACAGGTACACAAACCTCATATAACAGATATGAGCAGGAAGTCGGCAGCTTTTACGGATACAGAAGCAGGGTAAACATTATTGTTGCCTGCGGGGAAAATGTTCCAACTTAAGTGGATTTGAATACCATGTCCACGCAAGGAAGAGAAGTGTCTGTGCCTCCATGTGCTACAGGGCTTTGACGGGAGATCACTCCATGAGGCGGCTGTGGCGTCTTTTATTAACAGCTTCCCTGGTGTGAGATTAGGCTGCCATGTGAGTGGCGAGGCTGCAATCCTCTGGTGTCAGTGGAGAAATAGATCTTGACATCCCAGAGTTGGCAGAATGAGAGCTTTCCAGACTAGCCCTGGGGTAAGGAGTTAAGGACAAACGGTCTTATCTACGTCATTCATCCCCGACTGCTGACGAGGGGCGGCAACCATGGTGCTGATGGTTCAACGCGAGCAAGAATTAGAAAGGTGTAACGGTTATATCAATTGATCTGGTGGTGGGTTTGTTGCTGCTTGTCCTACCAGTGGCTGCTATGGCCTTCTGCCCTGAGCCGTACTGAGTAAATCCTGCTGTACAGGTAACAGTTTAACAGTCGAAGAATTGTTAGTTCAAGCGAAGCACTTTGTGAATGAAGTTCATTCATAGGGACAAAACCTATTCCAGCTGCTGTTGATTTTGTAATTCTCGCGCTTTCTGCTCCTAATCGCCCCTGTGAGCTCAGAGCGAAGAGTACAACTGTTGCTTAAAATAGGACTTTTCCAACATTAGACTCCCAGAGTGCAGTACAAATAACCCTTTGAACTTTGGAAAACATTTAGTAAGATGGGAGAGCGGTTGTATCTCGTGCAGCTAAAGCTAACCACAGTGACCCTGTAAACCTGTGACTGCAGACTCTTTGTTGAACGTGCCGTGTTTACCAGGGGCCCTGCACTCACCCTGCAGTGTGATAGCAGCCTCTCCCTGTGTTGTTGTGAGCTAGTCTACAGAGATAACACACTAGCCTCCTCTGTCTCGCTCGATATACAGTCACAAGAAGATAAAGAATGCATTTCATAGTATGCTACAGAAAACAAAGCTGCACTTGTGTAAACGCATTCTATTTCCATCACTGTTATAAATGAAAAGTCTGCCACACCAGAGTGAacgtatatatatttattacatggcttagttgaatactcgattctgattggtcaattcagaacacgcgacacgttgttaataccgaacagacagaccgctgtcaaggacttattgaccgttgttaaggacgctcacatcttcagaaagaagtccggtcgatttaactgtatacagttgggccgaaaagcaaactgcatgcagtttgcttttcgaactgggacaTGAAAAACAGcgcagaagtaacggggcagaaaccctcctttttacgcagcggtccagacatagacatgaaacggcgacacatattcagttgccagttactttgtcattagggcgGGGATatatagatactttccaaggttggacataatgaattgtgctacttttaaagcaagcagcgatgttttcaaatctgtaatcaaaaagctcctcaaaaacacaagcagttcctaccgttggcttttcaaactgacaagagacgctctcactgtttttcaaatgtaacagtttgaaaagcaagcaaactgtctgattgtctttagttttccgctgtcgtgtgatagcaacatggaggattttaacattgattttaatatatttggagagcacagtaatttggaggaatggttagtggctgatgagtccccagtgaagaaaagaaaaagacaagagggacaagaaaacagcgaagaagtaacgggcagaaaccctcctttttacgcagccgtccagacatagacatcaaacggcgacacatattcagtgtgcagttactttggcattagggcagggatatctagatacttcccaaggtttgacatcatgaattgtgctacttttcaagcaagcagcgatgttttcaaatctgtaatcaaaaagctcctcaaaaacgctatcgaagcagttcctgccgttgctacgttagttcaaacagtaacaacggactacttttcttagtggatgcatgtcaatttaaatcaataaaactattttttagatcaataaaataattttctaaatccataaaagcatttcaattaatattgggagtcatgtcgttactttgttgagaatgtggccatgtaataagcgggataatgtgcagcgacttatcattatcccttacatatatatatatatctgttggCTTCAGGCAAATGGATTGGCTTTGGCTGGGCTTGTTCGACTGGAGACCTTTATAACATATTGTATTCTGGTGGTTACAATTTATTTTGTTGTCAAATTCAGTCGCTTACAGCATAAAGTGCTGCGAGAGCCgtgtttctctttttctctgTGCTCTTAGTTGTGTTCCCCTGCAGCTGGGCAGGATGTGGAGTGTGTCCAATCCTTGAGCTGTCTTCAGGGCAGGATGCTACACTTGTACAGTGTGTGCCTCAGGCCTACTTCACTCTGCCAGGTCCTGAGGCTACTTAGTATTTACTGAAGGGGCACAAAATGGATATTTGACGTCTTCCCTGATACTGCACACCTCAGCACTTCATGATTTAAACAGCCTGAATGCTTAAACCCTTTTTTAACAGATTGATCATGTAGTCATTTACCATTTGATCATGTTTTCATACTAAGATGACCCAAAACATTATCCATCCTGCCAAATCCTAAATCTAATGTGACTAACATGAAAGTATTGGGCTGGAAAAGTATGAGAAttaaagctttttgtgaagccacATATTCAGGACAAACATTGAAAAGGATTTTTGGCAAATTTCCTTCACTCTTATCTTTTTATGTAAATCTTGGCCTGCTTTTAAATCTTGCTCAAAATGTCCATAAAAGCTGAGCATAGCTCAGTCCATTTGAGTTGTGACACCCACTCATGCTTGCCTTGGCTAAAAGGGGAGTCTTGGATAAGGGGAAAGGAATTAGTAACAAGCACCTCTGCATCTCTCGTCGCTGTGTTGATGTCTTATTGTGAGTGTCCAAGGCAACAGTGGCAAAGTGCTGTTGATGCTTAGAGTTGTGAAGCCTCCACATCAGAATCCAGAGAGCGTGCTTAGCCTGTGTATCAGGCCAACAAGCAGCTTCTAGATGATCTGATTAGTGCCGTATAGGCTCGCCGGCATGTGTGAACACTGTCAAGCCAGCGGCTAAACTCCAGTTACCAAACAGCATCAGGGAAAATACCTGCATGGTATCCAAGGTCAACAAAGTGCAACCAGTGTGTCGCCGTCTACAACCAGCCTCACGTTACATGCAGTTGTTATGCCATGTTTTATATTGTTTCTTTCTTTATAGATTAGGATTAGCTTTGTCCCTGATTTTCACCAGAAGGATTAtgttttggtggtttgtgtgatAGTGTATGCATCCCAGCTGGACCCCCACTATTCTCTCTGTGTACGGGcaatggggggggggtttaGAAAGCCCAAAAGCTGCCGTGTTTAATGTCCTGCTGAGCTCCAATGTGTCACAGGACCAAACTTAGGCACAACATTGTTTTTTCATTTAACTAACAGATTGCCCTCTCAATGCAATGTTTATGTAAAGTCAGCTCTGTGTTCGGCTCCTGCCTGAATTGATCCACGGGCCTCATAGTGTCCGTTTGTGTGTTAGCTTCCACAGAGTCTCCCATATCCAAGCCCACTCCTCTCTATGGCCAACCATCCTGGTGGGGCGAGGATGAGGAAGCAGCCAGCAAATCCAAGAACAGAGGTGGAAAATCACCAGAACAGGAGTCTCCAGGTTAGTGTCTTAAAATGGTACTAATGTGCACAAACACATATTTATACATAAGTATCATTACAGCAGAATATCATTTTATACTAGTCAGTACTACAATTGCATTGGATCTTCCCACATCTGTCAGTCAGATGCTGATTTGTAATGACATGTTTTCTATGGCTCTGCTATCTAACGCCCTTTGTGGGTCAGTGAGAGATGGATGGTAAGAAGCACAGAGCAGGTCCCTGGGTGCCAGTTGTGGAGTGTTAGCCAGGCTGCACCGTGCCAGGCCAGTGGGCAGTGTCTGTCAGCCTCGTGATGGATTATGACCCTCTAAGCCTCtggaggggggaggaggggtaaTTGTTTGCCTCATGGTGCCCAGGCTGAAACAGATTATTCCTGCTCAGCTACCCTCCGCTGGACTCTGAGCTCCTAAAGTGATATTTGGCCACATCTAACTGGCACCCAAACACACACTGGCAGATTTGTTTTCTCAGTCTAACTGCTGGAGGATTTGTTATTTGTGGCTCCCACTTTCAgggattttgtgacattctATCATCCCGTCATCTCAATGTGTTGCTTTGTGTACATCTGACATTTGATTGACTTTCATTGTGAGCTGAAAGAGGAAATTGAagcaaaacacatacaaatgttTCTATTTGTAATGCCAACAATCTCtatgtgtttctcctcccacACAGAGCCTGCTAAAGACGTGTCCAGATATGAGGTCAACGGTTCTCTGCCCGAGAGTCAGGCCAAGTCCATTCTATCATACCGCCGGGAGCCCAGCTACTTTGAGATCCCAACAAAAGAATTACATCAACGAGCTGCCAAGAAACCCGAGTCGCAGGTCCACGAGGTGCCCACCAAAGACACTCCAAATCCCACTGACATCGTCTCCTCTACGCCCCCCGTGGTACAAAGCCACGCCTCCTTCACCATCGAATTTGACGAATGCACGCCAGGGAAAATGAAGATCAAGGACCACGTGACAAAGTTTTCTTTCCGCCAGCAGCACAAGTTACCTTCCACAGAGCACGTCACCGCACCCACTGAGGTGATTTCAGCAGAAAGCAAAGTTGCTGATTGGCTGGTCCAAAGCAATGATAGCATGAGGCGAAAGTCCATAGCTGAAGAACTGTATGGCACAAACGGTTACTCATCGCCTCTGAGGATCACCAAGGGTAAGTCCCACATTTTCTTTGACCTATACtgactttaattaaaatggTGTGCTAACTTTTGTCTTTCCATCATTAGCTAACCACAGTGAAGATGATACTCATGTTGAATCAAGAGATCCTGCAATAAATGGGGGAGATTTCCTCCAATCAGATCCTCTGAGTGTGTCCCATGTGTCCCCACAACCCCTGAGAGCCTCCCCACCACAACGCCTCGCCTCCCCTGACTCTGAGGAGGCGTTGTCCCGCTCTCCACCAGAGCCTCAGTCCCTGTCCAGTCTTGGCAAGGCTGAGCCTCACCAAACCTTTGTCATTGAATTCTTTAATGAAGGCCCACGAAAAAAGCGCTCCCAGTCCTTCACCAATAACCCATCTCCACCCGAGTCCTCATGCCTCAGGGTCCCTTTGGATAAGGTGAAGAAAAGCTCAAGCCCAGCGGTGGAGAGACGAGGCCCACCTCCAGCCTCTACCACCACCCCAACCAAACGATACACTGTCCCTCTCAAGGGCCCTGCTTCCACAGGCTTCCAGAGAGCTGGCTCTCTACGCAGGGAGAAGACAGAGGACCGGATGAGCACCAGCTATTCCACCCGCTCTTCTTCCTCCGTGTCTGCAAGGCCCTTTAGCAGTGTGGGCCGGAGGTCTAAACTCGCCCAGGAATTTAATGCGGAATCTCTCAAACAAGCAAAGCAGGCCTCGTCTGCCAGCTGGGAGGAAAATGCATCGAGTCCCCCCACAGCAGCTAAAACAGAGACAGTGGCCATATCGCAGAGTAGCCCCGCTCCATCTAAAGCTCCATACCAGCCACAGACTTCCTCTCCTATCCACCAGCCTGTTGCCCTCAAAGCCCCTGTGATGGCCCCGGTAACTCAGAGTGTGGAGGTCACAAGCCCCACTGTTGGTCCCAAACACGAGGAGGAGGACAGTTTGAGTGACGCAGGAACCTACACCATTGAAGCCGATATTCAAGATAAAGAGCTAGAGGAGGCACGGACCAAGATTGACCAGGCAAGTTTATTTTGCGCTTGATTTGAATGAATGTGCTTGAAGGAAATCATCTTTGCATTTTCACCAGTGTCCTCTGTCTCTAGGGAGAAAGTTCCACTCCGAAGGAGCCGTGTACTTTGTCCGACTTATCAACCTGCACTGCTTTGTTCCTGACAGGTGTTTGGTGTTTTACAGAGCCCAGAGCCAACCAACCAGACTGCAGCAGATTCTTCCTCAGAGTTTAGTCCTGTTCTAGTTGAGAGCAGGGAGCAGCATAGGCAGAGTAGCTGTGGGGAGGTGAGGCCAGCTCCAGAACAGGGACAGAGTCTGGTGGAGGTAAACCTTCTGCTCAGGGTGTGATCAATGTTGGAGTGGAATAATCTAGATGTTATCGCTAATCCAATGTTGTCTGTATGTGCCTTCTCGGTGTTTCATCTGTGTTTTTGGTGTATCTCTCTCTCCAGTGATTTCTAGATTTGCTTCATCTTTCTTCACAGGTTCTTGGTATTTCTTTGCTTTCTAACCAGACACAAGATAATCTTAGGGATGCACCAATAGCGAACATCTGGCCGATACTGACATGGAAATAGCTGGATCGGTTAGTGGTTACGGGGCCATCCTATTCAATTACCAAATATCATATACTGGGATTTAATGAGCGATTTGTTGCTGCAATTAAAAGGTTAATGCTTGAATTAAATTCCTTTTTAACTTTTGcgattttcattttattttattggaaTTATTACTTGATATACACACAAAGTCTAGGTATCAGGTCAGGCCTGAAGAAGTCATATCGGTGCATTCCTAAATCTTACTCATGAAACAGATGACGTATGGAATTGTCTGTCATATTAACTTTGTTTTCTAAGGAAATCATATAAACTGCTTTCTTTTAAGTGTTTATTCTACTATCTTTCTTATATTGATTAAGTTGTCTGTTATCTGGTGCAGGTCCAGGCAGCAGGTGCAGTGTTGCAGGGGGCTCCTAAGTGGATGTCTTGCTGGGCCAGCCTGGCAGACAGCTACACAGAATCTGGCCCTTCGTCTGGCCTCTTTGACATCTCCTCCCAGATGGAGCTGTCAGCAGGGGGTAAGCCACCTGACGAGACACCAGACTATTTGAAATGATAATGAGACGCCCTGATGAATATGAATGATTCCGTTTTAGTACGTGTCGTTAATATGCATTCAAACTGTTTCACTTCAGCACGAGGATCAATCACCAACAATGCCACGCTCACCCTACACAACGACAGCGCCGACAGCAACGGTTCAAGAGCTCGCCGCATCCTGCCCCAGGTGCCGCAGGGGGAGAAGAGTGACATTCCAACTCCCAGCATTCATGTTCATTATGACCCGCATTCGACATTTATTGTAGGGGAGAGGGGCTTAGCGACCCCCAGGTTTCAGGAGGGCCTTCACAGGTTATCGGTGCAGGACGACGTAGAGCCCGACAGCCTGAGCGATGCCAGCAGGTCAGACGACGGTTCCATCGTGGAGCAAAAGAGGAGACAGCCGTCGGACACAGAAGAGAAGACAAAAGAGAACAAACTCTCAACAAAGTCTACGTCATTCTACATCGGGTCCGAGGAGTCACAACCGCATCGTGGGAGCTCAAACTCAAgcactgaaaaaagaaatggaaCCAAAATGTTCTCAACAGCCACTCTAACCAAACCCAAAGGTAGCCCGGACTCAGGAAAAATCAAGCCCACTTTGTCGGCTCCTGTCCTAAATCAGAGTTCAGACTCAGAGGGTAGTGTCTCTCCATTAATCAGACAAGAGAGCTACACTAAGGAGCGGCCTAGCAATGCCAGATTACCCAACATCTCTATCCTGTCTCTTCAGAGAGAGACTGAATCATTCCAGGGTGCCGTCAATCAGGACACACATTCTTACCTCAAGGACACAGAGGACGTCCTGGCTGCCCTGGAGGCCAAACTCCGAGCAGGACAATCAGAGAAAAACCTGTCTCCTGTAATGGACTGTGTGTCTACAGAGTCTGATGTGGATACATCCAGCACTGTGAGCCAACATAGCAATAACACCAGGTCAAATATACTGACAAGTAAAGCCTCTGCTAGTGGCCTCCATAGGGAGAGGTCTTCAGGCAGTATAGCTAGTCAGGACTCAAGTTACCAGTCCACCACATCGGAAAAGATGCGTTCTCTGGAAGCAGATGGCAACAATCAGACCGGGTTTTTCAGGAGGCCGGTCGGACTCAGGCGTAGTGTCGTGAAACACGGATCCACAGACCTCAGTGACGACCCGCAGAGCTTACCTTACTCTGATCAGGAGTCCAACAGCTACCAAACACGCAAAAAATACACTGTGCCCCTTCAGAAAGAGGACTCCAAGACAACAAGAACGTCCATGGCCTTGAGTCGGGCCAACAGCTTGACAGCCCCGAGACCCACCAGAGCGTCCATGCTCCGCCGTGCTCGCCTGGGAGAAGCTTCAGACAACGAGGGCACGGAGACGGACAGGATGTCCCAGGAGGTCGGCAACGCCCCGGCTAAGCAACACCAGGACACCAAGAAACTCTCCAGGCTGGACCTGCTGGCGATGCCTCGTAAGCGTGCGGGCTCGTTCAACACTCCCAGCGACACGGAGTCCTCTTCAGCCCCAATCCGCTCGGGATTCTCCAACCGCAGCACGGAGTCAAGAGACAGCTCGGCTCAGAGGGCCTCCACTTCGGGGCTGAAGCCTGCAGAGAAGCAGCAGAAAGCCCCGCCCAACAAGGTCCCTCTCACAAGGGGACGCTCAAGCAGTGCCAAGTATACCGGCAGCACCACAAGTGAGTATAATACAGAGATTCCCATGAACCTGTTTCATTGGGTTTTAAATATTATGACTGGTGTAACCACTTACTGCTGTCTTAGTCAAATCTAGTATTGTTGATAACAATCTGAATTCAAAATATTTCATGATCAACTAAAGTGGTGAGTTGGTTTGATACATTCAGAGTCCTCTGTTTATAGAGTGTCCTTCAGGAAATAACACCGGGGTTCTATACGTTTCTCATAAAAGCGGGTAATGAATCAAACTAACATTACATTGTTTTGACCAGGGCAAGTAGCGCTCtgactgtttggtattttcctGACCTTGACATTCAGTTTGCTGGTCTTCATGGTATTTTGGTGCCTTCACACAGGTGGGAGTCAAGGGGCAAACGGGAACATAAAAAGTGCCCTGCGCATTGTTCACTTTGGATTATGGGACCTGGTGAATATTATAAAGTTAGCCATGTTCAAAATGCTTTATTCTCCAGAGCACTCTCTACTGAAGTATGTGGTACTCTGCTGGTACTCAGATGCTGTTCTGTGGAATGAAGTACTCATTTCAGTttgtaaataatgttttaacTGGGGGAAAAAAACTGGGACATTTCAGATAGATTTTCCGTGTAGAAATGAGCACTTCCACAGCAACTTCTCTGTCTCTGGTTCTGGGAGGATTTGGTCTAATATGCGTGGTGGTGTTTTTCTTTCCCATATTCTTTGATGGTATCTCTCCTTCTCTCCCGTTTTCCCAACTTCCTCTATCCTCTCCCTCTGTTACTCAAACCAATTCACGACCCCAAGGCTCCAGGAGACGTCAGAAAGGCTCTGACTACGCCTC
The sequence above is drawn from the Pseudochaenichthys georgianus chromosome 22, fPseGeo1.2, whole genome shotgun sequence genome and encodes:
- the cep170ba gene encoding centrosomal protein of 170 kDa protein B isoform X5, encoding MSVTSWFLVSSSGTRHRLPREMIFVGRDDCELMLQSRSVDKQHAVINYDQNTDEHMVKDLGSLNGTFVNDLRIPDQTYITLKLSDVIRFGYDAHVYILERSQHKVPEEALKHEKYTSQLQLGIKALQAKAKEKQQLQSSEKSKSSVSKLQDKVERKAQSLTASTESPISKPTPLYGQPSWWGEDEEAASKSKNRGGKSPEQESPEPAKDVSRYEVNGSLPESQAKSILSYRREPSYFEIPTKELHQRAAKKPESQVHEVPTKDTPNPTDIVSSTPPVVQSHASFTIEFDECTPGKMKIKDHVTKFSFRQQHKLPSTEHVTAPTEVISAESKVADWLVQSNDSMRRKSIAEELYGTNGYSSPLRITKANHSEDDTHVESRDPAINGGDFLQSDPLSVSHVSPQPLRASPPQRLASPDSEEALSRSPPEPQSLSSLGKAEPHQTFVIEFFNEGPRKKRSQSFTNNPSPPESSCLRVPLDKVKKSSSPAVERRGPPPASTTTPTKRYTVPLKGPASTGFQRAGSLRREKTEDRMSTSYSTRSSSSVSARPFSSVGRRSKLAQEFNAESLKQAKQASSASWEENASSPPTAAKTETVAISQSSPAPSKAPYQPQTSSPIHQPVALKAPVMAPVTQSVEVTSPTVGPKHEEEDSLSDAGTYTIEADIQDKELEEARTKIDQVQAAGAVLQGAPKWMSCWASLADSYTESGPSSGLFDISSQMELSAGARGSITNNATLTLHNDSADSNGSRARRILPQVPQGEKSDIPTPSIHVHYDPHSTFIVGERGLATPRFQEGLHRLSVQDDVEPDSLSDASRSDDGSIVEQKRRQPSDTEEKTKENKLSTKSTSFYIGSEESQPHRGSSNSSTEKRNGTKMFSTATLTKPKGSPDSGKIKPTLSAPVLNQSSDSEGSVSPLIRQESYTKERPSNARLPNISILSLQRETESFQGAVNQDTHSYLKDTEDVLAALEAKLRAGQSEKNLSPVMDCVSTESDVDTSSTVSQHSNNTRSNILTSKASASGLHRERSSGSIASQDSSYQSTTSEKMRSLEADGNNQTGFFRRPVGLRRSVVKHGSTDLSDDPQSLPYSDQESNSYQTRKKYTVPLQKEDSKTTRTSMALSRANSLTAPRPTRASMLRRARLGEASDNEGTETDRMSQEVGNAPAKQHQDTKKLSRLDLLAMPRKRAGSFNTPSDTESSSAPIRSGFSNRSTESRDSSAQRASTSGLKPAEKQQKAPPNKVPLTRGRSSSAKYTGSTTSSRRRQKGSDYASTSDEEYDSNQSTPKHKRSQPSSASHSPRHQARPQPVVVLRPKPRSRDSEDENNEGEAYNNWTNHSSEIARLSQDLAKDLAILAREIHDVAGDGDPTNPAEQISVPVSTVTAHEQLVHRIPEAGLNHQRVPPNPAPPREPEQSCSDPEVSSRPRARSRDEVTVDNLMLNPVSQITMAIRENTEQLADKIKLLFQDRVDIWEEIDAKANSDNDVPVVKSANKEITSILKELRRVQRQLEVINTVMEPSGQLEASRASASSSSSGVQPSRPPASRDWRTVHSASRRGGGPRPSESVRRAAVTPDDVRAGYLV